From one Larimichthys crocea isolate SSNF chromosome XVIII, L_crocea_2.0, whole genome shotgun sequence genomic stretch:
- the pkp4 gene encoding plakophilin-4 isoform X2 has protein sequence MPAPEQSPVTEEGLLLTIRDSSTGRNMEADNTANNILASVKEQELQFERLTRELEVERQIVASQLERCRLGAESPGAGSSSSSEKSLPWRTADASTSGDTKSRVTDSSQSPSYRIRTESEQVSLYSPEQSSLHERSAGNSRSSTQMNSYSDSGYQDANSGYLSSQNLGKAELRMQHSFPGAGTGTLVRNARAEGQASAQVPAVTTAVPGRAMRRVSSVPSRSHSPAYASSMSPSRGSLRTSVGSAYGSPIVTEPKPLSSIFSTTLPSAQRTSATTAAAGGGGSPYSTQKNSPAALRRMGSMNSRSGSASRTTSPYQATAGSSSGRMGSPLTMVDGMNPPLTKQPSHSSSPVRASMTAVPQHYSSTLPRSMLHNTDPYGPQSYDIYERMTRPDSLTDALVDDDVQGVRSSYASQHSQLGQDMRSTVSPDRHIAPIYEDRTFHGPLYRSPSHTQHGTLYRSSSGVGSLQRTPSQRSAMIYQRNNYALNTAATYADPYRSAQYRPSDPNYTRQAVVMDDGATRSPSIDSIQKDPREFAWRDPELTEVIHMLQHHFPSVQANAAAYLQHLCYGDNRVKTEVCRLGGIKHLVDLLDHKVLEVQKNSCGAVRNLVYGKSMDENKIAVRNAGGIPALLRLLRKTVDAEVRELVTGVLWNLSSCDAVKMTIIRDALTTLTNTVIIPHSGWSSSTFDDDHKLKFHSSLVLRNTTGCLRNLSSAGEEARKQMRSCEGLVDSLLYVIKACVNTSDFDSKIVENCICTLRNLSYRLELELPPSRLIGGQELDGLLGSESPTKEVDSSCWGRKKKKKKKSQQEETWDGVGPIPGFSKSPKGAEMLWHPSVVKPYLTLLAESSNPATLEGAAGSLQNLSAGNWKFAAYIRAAVRKEKGLPILVELLRMDNDRVVCSVATALRNMALDVRNKELIGKYAMRDLVNRLPGGNTTLLSDETVAAICCTLHEVTSKNMENAKALADTGGIEKLVNITKGRGDRYSMKVVKATAQVLNTLWQYRDLRTIYKKDGWNQNHFLTPVSTLERDRFKSQPTLPTSTIQMSPVNHPAASATSSPAMLGIKEHRDTIRDYQRAQSTMQFYNYQGDNSIHKNQYTGSGQPSPYYYSSPTRDEPRRTQPMYYTEEPGRRNYDTYRMYLKHPHGYDDPYLEEVITYPPAVDYSSQPHGLKSTTNYVDFYASTRRPSYRAEQYPGSPDSWV, from the exons CTCGTCTGAGAAGTCCCTGCCTTGGAGGACAGCAG ATGCCTCCACCTCAGGGGACACAAAGTCTCGGGTGACTGACAGCTCCCAGTCGCCCAGCTACCGCATCAGGACTGAGTCAGAGCAGGTGTCTCTGTACTCCCCGGAGCAGTCCTCTCTCCATGAAA ggtcCGCAGGGAACTCCCGTAGTTCAACTCAGATGAACTCGTACTCGGACAGTGGCTACCAGGATGCCAACAGCGGCTACCTCAGCAGCCAGAACCTGGGAAAGGCTGAGCTGAGGATGCAGCACTCCTTCCCTGGCGCCGGCACCGGTACCCTGGTGAGGAATGCCAGGGCCGAGGGCCAGGCTTCAGCCCAG GTTCCAGCAGTGACGACAGCAGTGCCTGGCCGTGCTATGCGGAGGGTAAGCTCAGTGCCTTCTCGCTCTCACTCGCCAGCCTACGCTAGCAGTATGTCCCCCTCCCGCGGCTCCCTGCGTACCTCAGTTGGCAGTGCCTACGGCTCCCCCATCGTAACTGAACCCAAACCCCTCTCCAGCATCTTCTCCACCACCTTGCCCTCTGCCCAGCGCACCAGtgccaccaccgccgccgctgGTGGCGGTGGCTCACCCTACTCCACGCAGAAAAATTCCCCCGCTGCACTGCGACGCATGGGCTCCATGAACTCACGGTCGGGCAGCGCCAGCCGCACCACCTCGCCCTATCAGGCCACTGCGGGATCGTCATCAGGCCGCATGGGGTCACCTCTGACCATGGTGGACGGCATGAACCCTCCTTTGACCAAGCAGCCGAGTCACTCGTCGTCTCCGGTCAGAGCCAGTATGACCGCCGTGCCCCAGCATTACAGCTCCACTCTGCCCCGCTCCATGCTCCACAACACCGACCCCTATGGACCCCAGAGTTACGACATTTACGAGAGGATGACGCGACCTGACAGTCTCACAG ATGCCCTGGTTGACGATGACGTTCAAG GAGTACGGAGCTCATATGCTAGTCAACACAGCCAGCTGGGTCAGGACATGAGGTCAACTGTGTCCCCAGATCGCCACATCGCGCCAATCTACGAGGATCGGACGTTCCACGGCCCGTTGTACCGCAGCCCGAGCCACACCCAACACGGCACCCTCTACAGGAGCTCCTCAG GTGTGGGGAGTCTCCAGCGGACACCCAGCCAGCGCAGTGCCATGATCTACCAAAGAAACAACTATGCTCTCAACACAGCCGCCACTTATGCCGATCCGTATCGCTCAGCACAGTACCGGCCATCCGATCCAAACTACACTCGCCAGGCTGTCGTCATGGATGATGGTGCCACTCGCTCACCTTCCATAGACAGCATTCAGAAGGACCCCAG GGAGTTTGCGTGGCGTGACCCAGAGCTCACAGAGGTCATCCACATGCTGCAGCACCACTTCCCCTCCGTGCAGGCCAACGCAGCTGCCTACCTGCAGCACCTGTGCTACGGTGATAATCGAGTTAAGACAGAG GTGTGTCGACTGGGAGGAATTAAACATCTGGTGGACCTACTAGACCACAAGGTCCTTGAGGTCCAGAAGAACTCCTGTGGTGCTGTGAGGAACCTCGTTTATGGCAAATCGATGGATGAAAACAAGATCGCTGTGAGGAATGCAGGAGGTATTCCAGCTCTGCTCCGCCTACTGAGAAAGACTGTAGATGCAGAAGTGCGGGAGCTTGTTACAG GGGTGCTGTGGAACCTGTCGTCGTGCGACGCCGTCAAGATGACAATCATTCGGGACGCCTTAACCACTCTGACTAACACTGTGATCATCCCTCACTCCGGATGGAGCAGCTCCACCTTCGACGACGACCACAAGCTGAAGTTCCACTCCTCCCTGGTGCTGAGGAACACGACAGGCTGCCTGAG gaacctgAGCTCAGCTGGTGAGGAGGCCAGAAAACAGATGCGCAGCTGTGAGGGACTGGTTGACTCACTACTCTATGTCATCAAAGCCTGTGTAAACACCTCTGACTTCGACAGCAAg ATTGTGGAGAACTGTATTTGCACTCTAAGGAACCTGTCGTATCGTCTGGAGCTGGAGTTGCCGCCATCCCGACTCATAGGGGGGCAGGAGCTGGACGGCTTACTGGGCAGTGAGTCGCCGACTAAAGAGGTGGATTCCAGCTGCTGGggcaggaagaaaaagaagaaaaaaaagagccagcAGGAAGAGACG TGGGACGGTGTAGGACCCATCCCCGGCTTCTCCAAGTCCCCCAAAGGCGCGGAGATGCTATGGCACCCTTCGGTGGTCAAACCTTACTTGACACTGCTAGCTGAGAGCTCGAATCCCGCCACTCTGGAGGGCGCCGCCGGGTCCCTCCAGAACCTGTCAGCCGGCAACTGGAAG TTTGCAGCATACATCCGTGCAGCAGTGCGTAAGGAGAAGGGACTGCCGATCCTAGTGGAGCTGCTGCGGATGGATAACGACAGGGTGGTGTGTTCGGTTGCTACTGCTCTGAGAAACATGGCGCTGGATGTCAGGAACAAGGAGCTCATAG gGAAGTACGCGATGAGGGACCTGGTCAACCGTCTCCCTGGAGGAAACACCACCCTGCTGTCGGACGAGACCGTGGCGGCCATCTGTTGCACCCTGCACGAGGTCACGAGCAAAAACATGGAGAACGCCAAGGCCCTGGCCGACACGGGCGGCATCGAGAAGCTGGTCAACATCACCAAGGGCAGAGGAGACAG GTACTCTATGAAGGTGGTTAAAGCAACTGCTCAGGTCCTGAATACACTGTGGCAGTATCGGGATCTGCGCACCATCTATAAGAAG GATGGATGGAACCAAAACCATTTCCTCACTCCAGTGTCAACACTTGAACGGGACCGGTTCAAGTCCCAGCCCACCCTGCCCACCAGCACCATTCAAATGTCCCCGGTCAACCACCCTG cTGCCAGTGCCACGTCGTCTCCTGCCATGCTGGGTATCAAAGAGCATAGAGACACTATCAGAGATTATCAGAGAGCACAGTCAACTATGCAATTTTATAATTACCAAGGGGACAACAGTATCCATAAAAACCAGTATACAG GGTCTGGGCAGCCTTCTCCGTATTACTACTCATCACCCACAAGAGATGAGCCCAGAAGAACACAG CCTATGTATTACACAGAGGAGCCGGGACGGAGGAACTATGATACGTACAGAATGTACTTGAAGCATCCCCACGGCTACGACGACCCGTACTTGGAGGAGGTCATCACCTACCCCCCCGCGGTCGACTACAGCTCCCAGCCTCATGGACTGAAATCCACCACCAACTATGTGGACTTTTACGCTAGCACACGGAGGCCTTCCTACAGGGCAGAGCAGTACCCCGGCTCTCCTGACTCCTGGGTATAG
- the pkp4 gene encoding plakophilin-4 isoform X4 has translation MPAPEQSPVTEEGLLLTIRDSSTGRNMEADNTANNILASVKEQELQFERLTRELEVERQIVASQLERCRLGAESPGAGSSSSSEKSLPWRTADASTSGDTKSRVTDSSQSPSYRIRTESEQVSLYSPEQSSLHESEGSAGNSRSSTQMNSYSDSGYQDANSGYLSSQNLGKAELRMQHSFPGAGTGTLVRNARAEGQASAQVPAVTTAVPGRAMRRVSSVPSRSHSPAYASSMSPSRGSLRTSVGSAYGSPIVTEPKPLSSIFSTTLPSAQRTSATTAAAGGGGSPYSTQKNSPAALRRMGSMNSRSGSASRTTSPYQATAGSSSGRMGSPLTMVDGMNPPLTKQPSHSSSPVRASMTAVPQHYSSTLPRSMLHNTDPYGPQSYDIYERMTRPDSLTDALVDDDVQGVRSSYASQHSQLGQDMRSTVSPDRHIAPIYEDRTFHGPLYRSPSHTQHGTLYRSSSGVGSLQRTPSQRSAMIYQRNNYALNTAATYADPYRSAQYRPSDPNYTRQAVVMDDGATRSPSIDSIQKDPREFAWRDPELTEVIHMLQHHFPSVQANAAAYLQHLCYGDNRVKTEVCRLGGIKHLVDLLDHKVLEVQKNSCGAVRNLVYGKSMDENKIAVRNAGGIPALLRLLRKTVDAEVRELVTGVLWNLSSCDAVKMTIIRDALTTLTNTVIIPHSGWSSSTFDDDHKLKFHSSLVLRNTTGCLRNLSSAGEEARKQMRSCEGLVDSLLYVIKACVNTSDFDSKIVENCICTLRNLSYRLELELPPSRLIGGQELDGLLGSESPTKEVDSSCWGRKKKKKKKSQQEETWDGVGPIPGFSKSPKGAEMLWHPSVVKPYLTLLAESSNPATLEGAAGSLQNLSAGNWKFAAYIRAAVRKEKGLPILVELLRMDNDRVVCSVATALRNMALDVRNKELIGKYAMRDLVNRLPGGNTTLLSDETVAAICCTLHEVTSKNMENAKALADTGGIEKLVNITKGRGDRYSMKVVKATAQVLNTLWQYRDLRTIYKKDGWNQNHFLTPVSTLERDRFKSQPTLPTSTIQMSPVNHPAASATSSPAMLGIKEHRDTIRDYQRAQSTMQFYNYQGDNSIHKNQYTGSGQPSPYYYSSPTRDEPRRTQPMYYTEEPGRRNYDTYRMYLKHPHGYDDPYLEEVITYPPAVDYSSQPHGLKSTTNYVDFYASTRRPSYRAEQYPGSPDSWV, from the exons CTCGTCTGAGAAGTCCCTGCCTTGGAGGACAGCAG ATGCCTCCACCTCAGGGGACACAAAGTCTCGGGTGACTGACAGCTCCCAGTCGCCCAGCTACCGCATCAGGACTGAGTCAGAGCAGGTGTCTCTGTACTCCCCGGAGCAGTCCTCTCTCCATGAAAGTGAGG ggtcCGCAGGGAACTCCCGTAGTTCAACTCAGATGAACTCGTACTCGGACAGTGGCTACCAGGATGCCAACAGCGGCTACCTCAGCAGCCAGAACCTGGGAAAGGCTGAGCTGAGGATGCAGCACTCCTTCCCTGGCGCCGGCACCGGTACCCTGGTGAGGAATGCCAGGGCCGAGGGCCAGGCTTCAGCCCAG GTTCCAGCAGTGACGACAGCAGTGCCTGGCCGTGCTATGCGGAGGGTAAGCTCAGTGCCTTCTCGCTCTCACTCGCCAGCCTACGCTAGCAGTATGTCCCCCTCCCGCGGCTCCCTGCGTACCTCAGTTGGCAGTGCCTACGGCTCCCCCATCGTAACTGAACCCAAACCCCTCTCCAGCATCTTCTCCACCACCTTGCCCTCTGCCCAGCGCACCAGtgccaccaccgccgccgctgGTGGCGGTGGCTCACCCTACTCCACGCAGAAAAATTCCCCCGCTGCACTGCGACGCATGGGCTCCATGAACTCACGGTCGGGCAGCGCCAGCCGCACCACCTCGCCCTATCAGGCCACTGCGGGATCGTCATCAGGCCGCATGGGGTCACCTCTGACCATGGTGGACGGCATGAACCCTCCTTTGACCAAGCAGCCGAGTCACTCGTCGTCTCCGGTCAGAGCCAGTATGACCGCCGTGCCCCAGCATTACAGCTCCACTCTGCCCCGCTCCATGCTCCACAACACCGACCCCTATGGACCCCAGAGTTACGACATTTACGAGAGGATGACGCGACCTGACAGTCTCACAG ATGCCCTGGTTGACGATGACGTTCAAG GAGTACGGAGCTCATATGCTAGTCAACACAGCCAGCTGGGTCAGGACATGAGGTCAACTGTGTCCCCAGATCGCCACATCGCGCCAATCTACGAGGATCGGACGTTCCACGGCCCGTTGTACCGCAGCCCGAGCCACACCCAACACGGCACCCTCTACAGGAGCTCCTCAG GTGTGGGGAGTCTCCAGCGGACACCCAGCCAGCGCAGTGCCATGATCTACCAAAGAAACAACTATGCTCTCAACACAGCCGCCACTTATGCCGATCCGTATCGCTCAGCACAGTACCGGCCATCCGATCCAAACTACACTCGCCAGGCTGTCGTCATGGATGATGGTGCCACTCGCTCACCTTCCATAGACAGCATTCAGAAGGACCCCAG GGAGTTTGCGTGGCGTGACCCAGAGCTCACAGAGGTCATCCACATGCTGCAGCACCACTTCCCCTCCGTGCAGGCCAACGCAGCTGCCTACCTGCAGCACCTGTGCTACGGTGATAATCGAGTTAAGACAGAG GTGTGTCGACTGGGAGGAATTAAACATCTGGTGGACCTACTAGACCACAAGGTCCTTGAGGTCCAGAAGAACTCCTGTGGTGCTGTGAGGAACCTCGTTTATGGCAAATCGATGGATGAAAACAAGATCGCTGTGAGGAATGCAGGAGGTATTCCAGCTCTGCTCCGCCTACTGAGAAAGACTGTAGATGCAGAAGTGCGGGAGCTTGTTACAG GGGTGCTGTGGAACCTGTCGTCGTGCGACGCCGTCAAGATGACAATCATTCGGGACGCCTTAACCACTCTGACTAACACTGTGATCATCCCTCACTCCGGATGGAGCAGCTCCACCTTCGACGACGACCACAAGCTGAAGTTCCACTCCTCCCTGGTGCTGAGGAACACGACAGGCTGCCTGAG gaacctgAGCTCAGCTGGTGAGGAGGCCAGAAAACAGATGCGCAGCTGTGAGGGACTGGTTGACTCACTACTCTATGTCATCAAAGCCTGTGTAAACACCTCTGACTTCGACAGCAAg ATTGTGGAGAACTGTATTTGCACTCTAAGGAACCTGTCGTATCGTCTGGAGCTGGAGTTGCCGCCATCCCGACTCATAGGGGGGCAGGAGCTGGACGGCTTACTGGGCAGTGAGTCGCCGACTAAAGAGGTGGATTCCAGCTGCTGGggcaggaagaaaaagaagaaaaaaaagagccagcAGGAAGAGACG TGGGACGGTGTAGGACCCATCCCCGGCTTCTCCAAGTCCCCCAAAGGCGCGGAGATGCTATGGCACCCTTCGGTGGTCAAACCTTACTTGACACTGCTAGCTGAGAGCTCGAATCCCGCCACTCTGGAGGGCGCCGCCGGGTCCCTCCAGAACCTGTCAGCCGGCAACTGGAAG TTTGCAGCATACATCCGTGCAGCAGTGCGTAAGGAGAAGGGACTGCCGATCCTAGTGGAGCTGCTGCGGATGGATAACGACAGGGTGGTGTGTTCGGTTGCTACTGCTCTGAGAAACATGGCGCTGGATGTCAGGAACAAGGAGCTCATAG gGAAGTACGCGATGAGGGACCTGGTCAACCGTCTCCCTGGAGGAAACACCACCCTGCTGTCGGACGAGACCGTGGCGGCCATCTGTTGCACCCTGCACGAGGTCACGAGCAAAAACATGGAGAACGCCAAGGCCCTGGCCGACACGGGCGGCATCGAGAAGCTGGTCAACATCACCAAGGGCAGAGGAGACAG GTACTCTATGAAGGTGGTTAAAGCAACTGCTCAGGTCCTGAATACACTGTGGCAGTATCGGGATCTGCGCACCATCTATAAGAAG GATGGATGGAACCAAAACCATTTCCTCACTCCAGTGTCAACACTTGAACGGGACCGGTTCAAGTCCCAGCCCACCCTGCCCACCAGCACCATTCAAATGTCCCCGGTCAACCACCCTG cTGCCAGTGCCACGTCGTCTCCTGCCATGCTGGGTATCAAAGAGCATAGAGACACTATCAGAGATTATCAGAGAGCACAGTCAACTATGCAATTTTATAATTACCAAGGGGACAACAGTATCCATAAAAACCAGTATACAG GGTCTGGGCAGCCTTCTCCGTATTACTACTCATCACCCACAAGAGATGAGCCCAGAAGAACACAG CCTATGTATTACACAGAGGAGCCGGGACGGAGGAACTATGATACGTACAGAATGTACTTGAAGCATCCCCACGGCTACGACGACCCGTACTTGGAGGAGGTCATCACCTACCCCCCCGCGGTCGACTACAGCTCCCAGCCTCATGGACTGAAATCCACCACCAACTATGTGGACTTTTACGCTAGCACACGGAGGCCTTCCTACAGGGCAGAGCAGTACCCCGGCTCTCCTGACTCCTGGGTATAG
- the pkp4 gene encoding plakophilin-4 isoform X6, whose product MHAHSLFGGMPAPEQSPVTEEGLLLTIRDSSTGRNMEADNTANNILASVKEQELQFERLTRELEVERQIVASQLERCRLGAESPGAGSSSSSEKSLPWRTADASTSGDTKSRVTDSSQSPSYRIRTESEQVSLYSPEQSSLHERSAGNSRSSTQMNSYSDSGYQDANSGYLSSQNLGKAELRMQHSFPGAGTGTLVRNARAEGQASAQVPAVTTAVPGRAMRRVSSVPSRSHSPAYASSMSPSRGSLRTSVGSAYGSPIVTEPKPLSSIFSTTLPSAQRTSATTAAAGGGGSPYSTQKNSPAALRRMGSMNSRSGSASRTTSPYQATAGSSSGRMGSPLTMVDGMNPPLTKQPSHSSSPVRASMTAVPQHYSSTLPRSMLHNTDPYGPQSYDIYERMTRPDSLTGVRSSYASQHSQLGQDMRSTVSPDRHIAPIYEDRTFHGPLYRSPSHTQHGTLYRSSSGVGSLQRTPSQRSAMIYQRNNYALNTAATYADPYRSAQYRPSDPNYTRQAVVMDDGATRSPSIDSIQKDPREFAWRDPELTEVIHMLQHHFPSVQANAAAYLQHLCYGDNRVKTEVCRLGGIKHLVDLLDHKVLEVQKNSCGAVRNLVYGKSMDENKIAVRNAGGIPALLRLLRKTVDAEVRELVTGVLWNLSSCDAVKMTIIRDALTTLTNTVIIPHSGWSSSTFDDDHKLKFHSSLVLRNTTGCLRNLSSAGEEARKQMRSCEGLVDSLLYVIKACVNTSDFDSKIVENCICTLRNLSYRLELELPPSRLIGGQELDGLLGSESPTKEVDSSCWGRKKKKKKKSQQEETWDGVGPIPGFSKSPKGAEMLWHPSVVKPYLTLLAESSNPATLEGAAGSLQNLSAGNWKFAAYIRAAVRKEKGLPILVELLRMDNDRVVCSVATALRNMALDVRNKELIGKYAMRDLVNRLPGGNTTLLSDETVAAICCTLHEVTSKNMENAKALADTGGIEKLVNITKGRGDRYSMKVVKATAQVLNTLWQYRDLRTIYKKDGWNQNHFLTPVSTLERDRFKSQPTLPTSTIQMSPVNHPAASATSSPAMLGIKEHRDTIRDYQRAQSTMQFYNYQGDNSIHKNQYTGSGQPSPYYYSSPTRDEPRRTQPMYYTEEPGRRNYDTYRMYLKHPHGYDDPYLEEVITYPPAVDYSSQPHGLKSTTNYVDFYASTRRPSYRAEQYPGSPDSWV is encoded by the exons CTCGTCTGAGAAGTCCCTGCCTTGGAGGACAGCAG ATGCCTCCACCTCAGGGGACACAAAGTCTCGGGTGACTGACAGCTCCCAGTCGCCCAGCTACCGCATCAGGACTGAGTCAGAGCAGGTGTCTCTGTACTCCCCGGAGCAGTCCTCTCTCCATGAAA ggtcCGCAGGGAACTCCCGTAGTTCAACTCAGATGAACTCGTACTCGGACAGTGGCTACCAGGATGCCAACAGCGGCTACCTCAGCAGCCAGAACCTGGGAAAGGCTGAGCTGAGGATGCAGCACTCCTTCCCTGGCGCCGGCACCGGTACCCTGGTGAGGAATGCCAGGGCCGAGGGCCAGGCTTCAGCCCAG GTTCCAGCAGTGACGACAGCAGTGCCTGGCCGTGCTATGCGGAGGGTAAGCTCAGTGCCTTCTCGCTCTCACTCGCCAGCCTACGCTAGCAGTATGTCCCCCTCCCGCGGCTCCCTGCGTACCTCAGTTGGCAGTGCCTACGGCTCCCCCATCGTAACTGAACCCAAACCCCTCTCCAGCATCTTCTCCACCACCTTGCCCTCTGCCCAGCGCACCAGtgccaccaccgccgccgctgGTGGCGGTGGCTCACCCTACTCCACGCAGAAAAATTCCCCCGCTGCACTGCGACGCATGGGCTCCATGAACTCACGGTCGGGCAGCGCCAGCCGCACCACCTCGCCCTATCAGGCCACTGCGGGATCGTCATCAGGCCGCATGGGGTCACCTCTGACCATGGTGGACGGCATGAACCCTCCTTTGACCAAGCAGCCGAGTCACTCGTCGTCTCCGGTCAGAGCCAGTATGACCGCCGTGCCCCAGCATTACAGCTCCACTCTGCCCCGCTCCATGCTCCACAACACCGACCCCTATGGACCCCAGAGTTACGACATTTACGAGAGGATGACGCGACCTGACAGTCTCACAG GAGTACGGAGCTCATATGCTAGTCAACACAGCCAGCTGGGTCAGGACATGAGGTCAACTGTGTCCCCAGATCGCCACATCGCGCCAATCTACGAGGATCGGACGTTCCACGGCCCGTTGTACCGCAGCCCGAGCCACACCCAACACGGCACCCTCTACAGGAGCTCCTCAG GTGTGGGGAGTCTCCAGCGGACACCCAGCCAGCGCAGTGCCATGATCTACCAAAGAAACAACTATGCTCTCAACACAGCCGCCACTTATGCCGATCCGTATCGCTCAGCACAGTACCGGCCATCCGATCCAAACTACACTCGCCAGGCTGTCGTCATGGATGATGGTGCCACTCGCTCACCTTCCATAGACAGCATTCAGAAGGACCCCAG GGAGTTTGCGTGGCGTGACCCAGAGCTCACAGAGGTCATCCACATGCTGCAGCACCACTTCCCCTCCGTGCAGGCCAACGCAGCTGCCTACCTGCAGCACCTGTGCTACGGTGATAATCGAGTTAAGACAGAG GTGTGTCGACTGGGAGGAATTAAACATCTGGTGGACCTACTAGACCACAAGGTCCTTGAGGTCCAGAAGAACTCCTGTGGTGCTGTGAGGAACCTCGTTTATGGCAAATCGATGGATGAAAACAAGATCGCTGTGAGGAATGCAGGAGGTATTCCAGCTCTGCTCCGCCTACTGAGAAAGACTGTAGATGCAGAAGTGCGGGAGCTTGTTACAG GGGTGCTGTGGAACCTGTCGTCGTGCGACGCCGTCAAGATGACAATCATTCGGGACGCCTTAACCACTCTGACTAACACTGTGATCATCCCTCACTCCGGATGGAGCAGCTCCACCTTCGACGACGACCACAAGCTGAAGTTCCACTCCTCCCTGGTGCTGAGGAACACGACAGGCTGCCTGAG gaacctgAGCTCAGCTGGTGAGGAGGCCAGAAAACAGATGCGCAGCTGTGAGGGACTGGTTGACTCACTACTCTATGTCATCAAAGCCTGTGTAAACACCTCTGACTTCGACAGCAAg ATTGTGGAGAACTGTATTTGCACTCTAAGGAACCTGTCGTATCGTCTGGAGCTGGAGTTGCCGCCATCCCGACTCATAGGGGGGCAGGAGCTGGACGGCTTACTGGGCAGTGAGTCGCCGACTAAAGAGGTGGATTCCAGCTGCTGGggcaggaagaaaaagaagaaaaaaaagagccagcAGGAAGAGACG TGGGACGGTGTAGGACCCATCCCCGGCTTCTCCAAGTCCCCCAAAGGCGCGGAGATGCTATGGCACCCTTCGGTGGTCAAACCTTACTTGACACTGCTAGCTGAGAGCTCGAATCCCGCCACTCTGGAGGGCGCCGCCGGGTCCCTCCAGAACCTGTCAGCCGGCAACTGGAAG TTTGCAGCATACATCCGTGCAGCAGTGCGTAAGGAGAAGGGACTGCCGATCCTAGTGGAGCTGCTGCGGATGGATAACGACAGGGTGGTGTGTTCGGTTGCTACTGCTCTGAGAAACATGGCGCTGGATGTCAGGAACAAGGAGCTCATAG gGAAGTACGCGATGAGGGACCTGGTCAACCGTCTCCCTGGAGGAAACACCACCCTGCTGTCGGACGAGACCGTGGCGGCCATCTGTTGCACCCTGCACGAGGTCACGAGCAAAAACATGGAGAACGCCAAGGCCCTGGCCGACACGGGCGGCATCGAGAAGCTGGTCAACATCACCAAGGGCAGAGGAGACAG GTACTCTATGAAGGTGGTTAAAGCAACTGCTCAGGTCCTGAATACACTGTGGCAGTATCGGGATCTGCGCACCATCTATAAGAAG GATGGATGGAACCAAAACCATTTCCTCACTCCAGTGTCAACACTTGAACGGGACCGGTTCAAGTCCCAGCCCACCCTGCCCACCAGCACCATTCAAATGTCCCCGGTCAACCACCCTG cTGCCAGTGCCACGTCGTCTCCTGCCATGCTGGGTATCAAAGAGCATAGAGACACTATCAGAGATTATCAGAGAGCACAGTCAACTATGCAATTTTATAATTACCAAGGGGACAACAGTATCCATAAAAACCAGTATACAG GGTCTGGGCAGCCTTCTCCGTATTACTACTCATCACCCACAAGAGATGAGCCCAGAAGAACACAG CCTATGTATTACACAGAGGAGCCGGGACGGAGGAACTATGATACGTACAGAATGTACTTGAAGCATCCCCACGGCTACGACGACCCGTACTTGGAGGAGGTCATCACCTACCCCCCCGCGGTCGACTACAGCTCCCAGCCTCATGGACTGAAATCCACCACCAACTATGTGGACTTTTACGCTAGCACACGGAGGCCTTCCTACAGGGCAGAGCAGTACCCCGGCTCTCCTGACTCCTGGGTATAG